In Spirosoma aureum, a single genomic region encodes these proteins:
- a CDS encoding MBL fold metallo-hydrolase RNA specificity domain-containing protein, with product MTIQFFGAARTVTGSKHLLTIASGKQILLDCGLFQGINTDELNQQFGFDPAQVDYMVLSHAHIDHTGLIPRLVRKGFQGPIYTTSATIDLCEVMLMDSARIQERDLERVNERRQRRSQPELEALYDEDDVRRALDQMVAVNYNTPFVICDEVTGLLTDAGHLLGSASVSLTIRENGAEKQLFFSGDIGRPDDKILRSPDKFPQADYIICESTYGDRLHEAEPDMKAHLLRIVKETCVEGRGKLIIPAFAVDRTQELIYALDQLSSEGSLPRLPVYIDSPMSVKATEVMRDHEEDFNPDILAYIKKDGDAFNFPNLHYIADVESSKAINDSREPCIIIAPSGMAEAGRIKHHIKNNIEKPNTTILLVGYASPTSLGGAIKRGDKEVTIFGDRYPVRARVEIMDSFSAHGDYREMIQFLSCQDPARVKNVFLVHGEYDKQVIWKEKLEAVGFRNIDIPDMKQKVTL from the coding sequence ATGACCATTCAGTTCTTTGGTGCCGCTCGTACCGTAACAGGTAGCAAACATCTGCTTACAATCGCATCGGGTAAGCAGATTCTGCTCGACTGCGGGCTATTTCAGGGCATTAATACCGACGAGCTTAATCAGCAGTTCGGTTTCGATCCCGCCCAGGTAGATTATATGGTGCTATCGCACGCCCATATCGATCATACGGGTTTAATTCCCCGGCTCGTGCGAAAAGGTTTCCAGGGGCCAATTTATACCACATCGGCAACGATCGACCTTTGCGAAGTCATGCTTATGGATAGCGCACGCATACAGGAGCGTGACCTCGAACGGGTCAATGAGCGACGCCAGCGACGGAGCCAGCCCGAACTTGAAGCGCTTTATGACGAAGATGATGTTCGGCGGGCATTAGATCAAATGGTCGCTGTTAACTATAATACACCTTTTGTTATCTGTGACGAGGTAACTGGTTTATTGACCGATGCAGGTCATCTGCTCGGAAGCGCATCGGTAAGTCTCACGATCCGTGAGAATGGCGCAGAAAAGCAGCTGTTCTTTAGTGGCGATATTGGGCGGCCTGACGACAAAATTCTCCGCTCACCTGACAAATTTCCACAGGCTGACTATATCATCTGCGAATCGACCTATGGTGACAGGCTCCATGAGGCCGAGCCTGACATGAAAGCGCATTTGTTACGAATTGTTAAGGAAACGTGTGTGGAAGGGCGTGGTAAACTGATTATTCCTGCTTTCGCCGTTGACCGGACCCAGGAATTGATTTATGCGCTGGACCAGCTATCGAGTGAAGGAAGCCTGCCCCGACTGCCTGTTTATATCGACAGCCCAATGTCGGTAAAGGCAACCGAGGTTATGCGCGATCATGAAGAAGATTTTAATCCTGATATTCTGGCTTATATCAAAAAAGACGGCGACGCTTTCAATTTCCCTAACCTGCACTACATAGCGGATGTTGAAAGCTCAAAAGCGATCAATGATAGCCGTGAACCGTGTATCATCATTGCGCCGTCGGGGATGGCTGAGGCTGGCCGTATCAAGCACCATATCAAGAATAATATCGAAAAGCCAAACACAACTATTTTATTGGTTGGATATGCATCGCCTACCAGCCTGGGCGGTGCGATCAAACGGGGCGATAAGGAGGTTACTATTTTCGGTGATCGTTATCCGGTTCGGGCGAGGGTAGAGATTATGGATTCTTTCTCTGCTCATGGTGATTACCGGGAAATGATCCAGTTTCTGAGCTGTCAGGACCCGGCACGCGTCAAAAATGTATTTCTGGTACATGGTGAGTATGACAAACAGGTCATCTGGAAAGAGAAGTTAGAAGCCGTTGGTTTCAGGAATATTGACATTCCTGATATGAAGCAGAAAGTGACGCTGTAA
- the aroC gene encoding chorismate synthase, producing the protein MSSTYGTLFKISTFGESHGPAIGVVIDGCPAGLTFDTDFIQHDLDRRKPGQSRITTQRREADEFEVLSGVFDGKTQGTPIALLIRNTDQRSKDYGHIAEQFRPSHADYTYQTKYGSRDYRGGGRSSARETAARVAAGAVAKLLLAQQGVQVQAYVSQVGTMKLEKAYADLNLALAEENPVRCPDPEMAERMFQYIDETRKQGDSIGGIVDCVVTGVPVGWGEPVFDKLHAELGKAMLSINAVKGFEYGSGFAGAGLYGSQHNDEFYTDEQGRVRTKTNQSGGIQGGISNGEDIYFRTAFKPVATIMQDQDSVDIHGQPVTVSGKGRHDPCVVPRAVPIVEAMAALVLVDMYLRNKVSQIDRQEAGIL; encoded by the coding sequence ATGAGTAGTACGTACGGAACACTATTTAAAATTTCTACTTTCGGCGAATCACACGGGCCAGCCATTGGCGTGGTTATAGACGGTTGCCCGGCCGGATTGACGTTTGATACTGATTTTATTCAGCACGATTTAGATCGGCGTAAACCCGGTCAGTCACGAATTACAACCCAACGGCGTGAAGCTGATGAATTTGAGGTATTGTCGGGCGTGTTTGACGGGAAAACACAGGGAACACCCATCGCACTATTAATTCGCAATACCGACCAGCGAAGTAAAGACTATGGCCATATTGCCGAACAGTTTCGGCCTTCCCATGCCGACTACACCTATCAAACTAAATACGGCTCCCGTGACTATCGGGGTGGTGGGCGGTCATCGGCACGAGAAACAGCAGCGCGGGTTGCTGCGGGTGCGGTAGCTAAACTGCTTCTGGCGCAGCAGGGTGTTCAGGTTCAAGCTTATGTTTCGCAGGTTGGTACGATGAAACTCGAAAAAGCATATGCTGACCTGAATCTGGCCCTTGCCGAAGAGAATCCTGTTCGTTGCCCTGACCCCGAAATGGCCGAACGCATGTTTCAATATATTGACGAAACTCGCAAGCAGGGCGATTCGATCGGCGGAATAGTCGATTGCGTCGTAACGGGGGTCCCGGTTGGTTGGGGCGAGCCGGTTTTCGATAAACTCCATGCCGAATTGGGCAAAGCGATGTTGAGCATCAATGCTGTTAAAGGATTTGAGTACGGCAGTGGATTTGCGGGTGCAGGGTTGTATGGTTCGCAGCATAACGACGAATTTTATACGGATGAACAGGGGCGAGTTCGTACCAAAACGAACCAGTCGGGCGGAATTCAGGGTGGAATCAGTAATGGCGAAGACATTTACTTCCGCACAGCTTTCAAACCCGTAGCAACCATCATGCAGGACCAGGACAGCGTAGATATTCATGGCCAGCCGGTAACGGTGTCAGGAAAAGGCCGACACGATCCCTGTGTTGTACCACGTGCCGTGCCTATCGTTGAGGCAATGGCCGCCTTAGTACTCGTGGACATGTACCTGCGCAACAAAGTCTCGCAGATAGACCGCCAGGAGGCCGGAATTTTGTAG
- the pbpC gene encoding penicillin-binding protein 1C, which produces MIGSILGNVRVIAKRIWQSPSVKVLLVALVLFFCVDFSFPVKTTIPYSTLITARDGSILHVFLSRDDKWRMYAELPEITPTLRDAILFKEDKYFRYHFGFNPVAMVRAAGRNLLSGRRTSGASTITMQTVRLLEPRQRTYRSKLIELFRAVQLEVHYSKDEILQLYLNLIPYGGNIEGLKSASLLYFGKPPKLLSLAELTTLTIIPNRPSSLRLGTNNAFVVQERNRWLTRFRTNHLFNDETINDALNEPLIAYRRSAPQLAPHLSRRLRAENPDSPIIHASLQPATQATAEQLVRNYSNRIRAHNIHNSAVLVVDNRTREVIAYVGSSDFGNAFDGGQVDGVRAIRSPGSALKPLLYGLAFDAGAITPKTKLNDVPTNFSGYEPDNYDRKFNGPVTAEFALANSLNIPAVALLKEVGTPVLIATLRKAGFSTIRKQARDLGLSMILGGCGVTLEEMTRLYTGLANGGSVNELHFTTQPATARPRPNQEKGVSVVSKEAAYLITNTLTQITRPDLPNNFDNSYHLPRIAWKTGTSYGRRDAWSIGYNQRYTIGVWVGNFSGIGVAELSGANTATPLLFQLFNALDYNSPNGWFRKPASSLSMRLVCPETGDIPGEFCANPITDYCIMGVSHYRRCQHRKAVFTNAAGTLSYCAHCRPDSGAVRRSYANLSPEVAVFYQSRHIPFDKMPPHNPACERVFGGNAGPLITSLNDGSDYFINPKQPADLELGCQAANDVETVFWYLNDKLYRKAKPTEAIFFKPQPGPLKISCADDKGRYSDLRVMIKNE; this is translated from the coding sequence ATGATTGGATCAATATTGGGAAACGTTCGCGTCATCGCCAAACGAATCTGGCAATCACCCTCCGTGAAAGTTCTTCTGGTTGCATTAGTACTATTTTTCTGCGTCGATTTTTCATTTCCCGTCAAAACAACGATTCCGTATTCTACCCTGATTACGGCTCGTGATGGCTCAATCCTGCACGTTTTTTTAAGTCGCGACGACAAATGGCGGATGTATGCCGAACTGCCCGAAATAACTCCTACTCTCCGCGACGCTATTTTGTTCAAGGAAGACAAGTATTTCCGGTATCACTTCGGATTTAATCCAGTGGCCATGGTTCGGGCCGCCGGGCGAAATCTTCTGTCGGGCCGACGCACATCGGGCGCGTCGACCATTACGATGCAGACCGTAAGACTGCTCGAACCCCGCCAACGAACCTACCGGAGCAAGCTCATCGAACTATTCAGGGCCGTACAGTTGGAAGTCCATTATTCCAAAGATGAAATTCTGCAACTGTACCTGAATCTGATTCCGTATGGCGGAAATATCGAAGGCCTGAAATCGGCATCGCTACTCTACTTTGGCAAACCGCCCAAGCTGCTCAGTCTGGCCGAACTAACCACCTTAACTATTATCCCGAATAGACCGTCGAGCCTCAGGCTCGGCACGAACAATGCTTTCGTTGTTCAGGAACGAAACCGCTGGCTTACCCGCTTCCGCACGAATCACCTCTTCAACGATGAAACCATTAATGATGCGCTGAATGAGCCACTCATTGCTTACCGACGTTCAGCCCCGCAACTGGCTCCTCATCTATCGCGTCGACTTCGGGCCGAAAATCCCGATTCACCCATTATTCACGCATCGCTGCAACCGGCAACGCAGGCTACCGCCGAGCAGTTAGTTCGAAACTATTCAAATCGCATTCGAGCGCATAATATCCACAATTCGGCCGTACTGGTTGTGGATAACCGAACCAGAGAGGTAATCGCTTATGTCGGTTCGTCTGATTTCGGCAATGCATTTGACGGTGGTCAGGTGGATGGTGTTCGGGCCATACGGTCGCCGGGTAGTGCCTTGAAGCCCTTGTTATACGGATTGGCTTTCGATGCAGGCGCTATTACTCCTAAAACGAAACTCAACGACGTACCGACAAATTTCAGTGGTTACGAGCCCGACAATTATGACCGGAAATTCAATGGGCCCGTTACGGCCGAATTTGCGCTGGCCAATTCCCTCAACATTCCGGCAGTAGCGTTGCTGAAAGAAGTGGGTACACCGGTCTTAATTGCAACGTTGCGTAAAGCTGGTTTTTCAACGATCAGGAAGCAGGCCAGAGATTTAGGGCTTTCCATGATTCTGGGCGGTTGCGGTGTTACACTCGAAGAAATGACCCGATTGTATACAGGACTGGCCAATGGAGGCTCAGTAAACGAGTTACATTTTACCACTCAACCCGCAACCGCCCGCCCTCGTCCAAATCAGGAGAAAGGAGTCAGTGTAGTGTCAAAGGAAGCTGCCTATCTCATCACCAACACACTCACACAGATTACCCGACCTGATTTGCCCAACAATTTCGACAATAGTTATCACCTCCCCCGAATTGCCTGGAAAACGGGCACATCCTACGGTCGGCGCGATGCCTGGAGTATTGGCTATAATCAGCGCTACACCATTGGCGTATGGGTGGGTAATTTCTCGGGTATTGGGGTCGCTGAACTCAGTGGTGCCAATACGGCAACGCCATTGCTGTTTCAGCTTTTCAATGCCTTGGATTATAACTCGCCCAATGGATGGTTCCGAAAGCCAGCAAGTAGTTTGTCGATGCGGCTCGTCTGCCCCGAAACCGGCGACATACCCGGCGAATTCTGCGCCAATCCGATCACCGACTATTGCATCATGGGTGTGTCCCATTATCGACGGTGCCAGCATCGAAAAGCCGTTTTTACGAATGCGGCAGGAACACTATCCTACTGCGCCCATTGTCGTCCAGATTCTGGTGCCGTACGCCGGTCATACGCCAATTTATCGCCGGAAGTTGCCGTCTTTTATCAGAGCAGGCATATTCCCTTCGATAAAATGCCTCCCCATAATCCGGCTTGTGAACGAGTTTTCGGCGGCAACGCCGGGCCGCTGATAACGAGCCTAAACGATGGCAGCGATTATTTCATCAATCCAAAACAACCGGCCGATCTGGAACTGGGCTGTCAGGCGGCCAACGATGTAGAAACCGTATTCTGGTACCTGAATGACAAACTGTATCGAAAAGCAAAACCAACCGAAGCCATTTTTTTCAAACCTCAGCCCGGCCCGTTAAAAATCTCCTGCGCCGACGACAAAGGACGTTATAGCGATTTACGGGTGATGATAAAAAATGAGTAA
- a CDS encoding BatD family protein translates to MTTTAIVPPPNGSAFLSLRASKSIIFSGESVALTLSFFVADNYPYKLSFTALDKQLQAINKKIRPANAWEENLNITELNPVPVSVGGKKFREFRLYQSVFFPLSNQTLKLPAVTLWLGKEPIIGPPSAKPETIVFTSKPLVVAVRPLPAHPLRGRVPVGLFRLDEGLERQRVSVGQSVRYTFSVTGEGNIATLPAPETLSDTTAVDVFPPKERHTVNNSGTEVTGHKTFTYFVVPHQNGVISLVNRFQWIYFNPQTARYDTLRPRLQLQVGKKGSAIAINSTVEAALSGTNGETVVVTPAGDSLYAGIETIDSTHQPLSIPVLIRAIANVLIVLMLLGMIFVFFKR, encoded by the coding sequence TTGACGACCACAGCCATTGTTCCTCCGCCTAATGGGTCGGCCTTCCTGTCGCTTCGAGCCTCTAAATCCATAATTTTTTCGGGCGAAAGTGTAGCACTGACCCTGTCGTTTTTTGTCGCCGACAATTATCCTTATAAGCTAAGTTTTACTGCTCTGGATAAGCAGTTGCAGGCAATCAATAAAAAAATCCGGCCGGCCAATGCGTGGGAAGAAAACCTGAATATAACCGAGCTAAATCCTGTTCCTGTATCGGTTGGCGGAAAAAAGTTTCGGGAATTCCGGCTTTATCAATCCGTTTTTTTTCCATTATCGAATCAGACGTTGAAATTACCGGCAGTGACCCTGTGGCTGGGCAAGGAGCCTATAATTGGCCCCCCATCGGCTAAGCCAGAAACGATTGTCTTTACCAGCAAACCGCTTGTTGTAGCCGTTCGGCCGTTACCGGCGCATCCCTTGCGGGGGCGGGTTCCCGTTGGATTATTCCGCCTGGACGAAGGCCTGGAACGGCAGCGAGTGAGCGTCGGTCAAAGTGTTCGCTATACATTTTCTGTGACAGGTGAAGGTAATATTGCGACGCTTCCGGCACCAGAAACGCTTAGCGACACCACCGCTGTTGATGTGTTTCCCCCCAAAGAGCGCCATACCGTTAATAATTCGGGCACGGAGGTTACGGGGCATAAAACGTTTACTTATTTTGTTGTACCCCATCAGAATGGCGTGATTTCATTGGTCAATCGCTTTCAATGGATTTATTTTAATCCGCAAACAGCCCGATATGATACACTTCGACCACGTTTACAGCTACAGGTCGGCAAAAAAGGATCGGCGATCGCCATAAATTCAACCGTAGAAGCTGCGTTGTCTGGCACAAACGGCGAAACCGTTGTTGTAACACCAGCCGGCGACTCCCTGTATGCCGGTATCGAAACGATAGATAGCACGCATCAACCCCTGAGTATTCCGGTTTTAATTCGAGCGATTGCCAATGTGTTGATTGTATTGATGCTATTAGGAATGATCTTTGTATTTTTTAAGAGGTAA